One genomic window of Glycine max cultivar Williams 82 chromosome 16, Glycine_max_v4.0, whole genome shotgun sequence includes the following:
- the LOC100306107 gene encoding 60S ribosomal protein L7, whose translation MAEEDSKPLNYISEVILKKRKNTEAWALRKKEQFQQKKYQSIKKPEDFIHEYRNKEVDLIRMKRRVKRKVPEANSNTLIIIRIQGKKDMHPRTRKVLYSLGLRRRFSAVFVKPSEGIMAKLQRVEPYVTYGYPNLKSIKELIYKKGHARMEQRKVPLTDNNIIEQELGKFGIVCIEDMVHQIYNAGPHFKEVVRFMWPFELNKPAEGLKGSKTSFKEDGDTGNREDLINELINKMN comes from the exons ATGGCAGAAGAGGATTCAAAGCCTCTGAACTACATCTCCGAGGTCATTCTCAAGAAGAGGAAGAACACCGAAGCATGGGCTTTAAGGAAAAAAGAACAGTTCCAGCAAAAGAAATACCAATCCATCAAGAAGCCGGAGGATTTCATCCACGAGTATCGCAACAag GAAGTGGACCTTATAAGAATGAAGCGGAGGGTGAAGAGGAAAGTGCCTGAAGCTAACTCCAACACTCTAATAATCATTCGGATTCAGGG GAAAAAGGACATGCATCCGAGGACGAGGAAGGTGTTGTACAGCTTGGGGTTGAGGAGAAGATTCAGTGCTGTGTTTGTGAAGCCAAGTGAGGGAATAATGGCCAAGCTGCAGAGGGTGGAACCATATGTCACCTATGG ATATCCTAATCTTAAAAGCATAAAGGAGCTAATTTACAAAAAAGGACATGCAAGGATGGAACAGCGAAAAGTTCCCTTGACTGATAATAACATTATTGAGCAG GAATTAGGAAAGTTCGGTATTGTATGCATAGAAGACATGGTTCATCAGATTTATAATGCTGGTCCACACTTTAAGGAAGTTGTTAGATTTATGTGGCCCTTTGAGCTCAACAAGCCAGCTGAAGGATTGAAAGGATCAAAAACCTCATTCAAAGAAGATGGAGACACAGGGAACCGTGAGGATCTCATCAACGAACTGATCAATAAAATGAATTAG